The following coding sequences are from one Chondrinema litorale window:
- a CDS encoding helix-turn-helix domain-containing protein yields MDRITKDTDIREYRRKLVVRLSKRGLKQQSIAEVLECSQGLVSQVLSTYEQTGISGIKKKKHPGASPKLTLAQQQELQAHLVRGATKAGFPTQG; encoded by the coding sequence ATGGATAGAATAACAAAAGATACCGACATTAGAGAATATAGGAGAAAGTTAGTGGTTCGCTTATCGAAGAGAGGACTAAAACAACAAAGTATTGCAGAGGTACTTGAGTGTAGTCAAGGCTTAGTTAGTCAAGTTCTTTCCACTTATGAGCAAACTGGTATTTCTGGCATCAAAAAGAAAAAACATCCAGGAGCTAGCCCAAAACTTACCCTAGCTCAACAGCAAGAACTCCAAGCTCATTTAGTCAGAGGGGCTACTAAAGCTGGTTTTCCTACCCAAGGATGA
- a CDS encoding ParA family protein, with protein sequence MSNTAKFICFATQKGGSGKSFLCMSTAAALFKRTDYKLLVIDADFQQTVYKARELEEDEETEGFDIIPFNYETDDINALIKYAQDNYDLVLVDTPGRLQGSDIQMLLAVSDFVITPIVAAAFDISSTMDFAATISDLKDEFGFELYGVLNKRDQTSEHKVIEQLEFSGLKMFESNLRYLARYKRLSSLEEVVTEDKKFDEFNLYYQEFKKKCKIK encoded by the coding sequence ATGAGTAATACAGCGAAGTTTATTTGTTTTGCCACGCAAAAAGGTGGAAGTGGTAAAAGTTTTCTCTGCATGTCAACAGCTGCAGCTCTTTTTAAGAGAACTGATTATAAGCTATTGGTTATTGATGCAGACTTTCAGCAAACAGTTTATAAAGCAAGAGAGCTAGAAGAAGATGAGGAAACTGAAGGTTTTGATATTATTCCATTCAATTATGAAACTGATGATATCAATGCATTAATTAAATATGCTCAAGATAATTACGATTTGGTCTTAGTGGATACTCCTGGTAGGTTGCAAGGTTCAGATATTCAAATGCTACTTGCCGTTTCTGATTTTGTAATTACACCAATTGTAGCTGCAGCTTTTGATATTTCTAGTACAATGGATTTTGCAGCAACCATTAGTGATTTAAAAGATGAGTTTGGTTTTGAGTTATATGGAGTGCTAAACAAGAGAGATCAAACCTCTGAACACAAAGTGATAGAGCAACTGGAGTTTTCAGGATTAAAGATGTTTGAAAGTAATTTGAGATATCTAGCACGCTATAAGCGCCTTTCTTCACTAGAAGAAGTAGTTACAGAAGATAAAAAGTTTGATGAGTTTAATTTGTATTATCAGGAGTTTAAGAAGAAGTGTAAAATCAAATAG
- a CDS encoding AraC family transcriptional regulator has product MEPVFEKIEPNSGSSFFIEKFEHDDLCHTPYWHIHPEYEIVYIKNGNGVRCVGSHISNYRDGELIMLGPHMPHQPFGNKEFEDNIEIVIQFGSDFFTNQLPLLPETSQIKTLLQKSKQGITFSKAVKEKIAPQFNYMVIASPLNKLLTFIKVLDILAKTKEYELLKVGNIALEISSPDYERMNKIYELVSENYQRHISLEEVSELCQLSPPSFCRFFKKITRKSFVQFLTEYRIVKVQELMHQKRTGISSLMYECGFNEASYFSRQFKKITGKSPSAYRKLLEDNIIT; this is encoded by the coding sequence ATGGAACCTGTTTTTGAAAAAATAGAACCGAATTCTGGAAGCTCATTTTTTATTGAAAAGTTTGAGCACGATGATCTTTGCCATACTCCTTACTGGCATATCCATCCTGAATATGAGATTGTATATATTAAAAATGGAAATGGGGTGCGATGTGTAGGCAGTCATATTTCTAATTATAGAGATGGTGAGTTAATTATGCTGGGCCCGCATATGCCACACCAACCATTTGGCAACAAAGAATTTGAAGATAATATTGAAATAGTTATTCAATTTGGCTCCGATTTTTTTACTAATCAACTACCACTTCTACCCGAAACCAGCCAGATCAAAACACTTTTACAAAAAAGTAAACAGGGCATTACTTTTTCTAAGGCAGTTAAAGAAAAAATAGCTCCTCAATTCAACTATATGGTAATAGCTTCTCCACTTAATAAATTACTCACCTTTATTAAGGTTTTGGATATTTTAGCTAAAACCAAAGAATATGAATTGCTAAAAGTTGGCAATATTGCATTGGAGATTTCGAGTCCTGATTATGAACGGATGAATAAAATCTATGAATTAGTGAGTGAGAATTACCAAAGGCATATTTCTCTAGAAGAAGTTTCTGAACTTTGCCAATTAAGCCCACCTTCATTTTGCCGGTTTTTTAAGAAAATTACCAGAAAAAGCTTTGTGCAATTCCTTACAGAGTACCGCATTGTAAAGGTTCAGGAGCTTATGCATCAAAAAAGAACTGGCATCTCTTCGCTCATGTATGAATGTGGATTTAATGAAGCATCATACTTTAGTAGACAATTCAAAAAGATCACTGGTAAATCTCCCAGTGCTTACAGAAAGTTATTGGAAGACAACATAATTACCTAA
- a CDS encoding MFS transporter — MKPLRIFFTSKKYFAIGFSFAAISFLFSTWIIYIPFTAEKLELDEKQIGLALFFISLGAFTIMPLSSRILEALGEGKAVVITILTLSTLLIFPFLAETKFLLYSSLYFVGISSGFLGIAVNALVTVVEKQEKVLIMNGSHGFYSLGGVTGAGLGGLLASVLNNPVWHAIIVLAFMAIVQLILASSYIHIKTETELKKENQPFNLKPVLGLALVGFSIMIGEGAIADWSSLYLQRVLDAPTELIGMGYAGFSFMMAIGRFYGDKVTAHWGSAKLIQIGCLIGASGLLLVISASLIPVLIGFMLIGLGFSGIIPEIYRLAGSIENVKPSEGIAAVSGTGHIGFLIGPVGLGYIAGLMGLQASFGVLLLITLFSFVMSRVALKV, encoded by the coding sequence ATGAAGCCTCTAAGAATTTTTTTTACAAGTAAAAAGTATTTTGCAATAGGTTTTTCTTTTGCAGCTATCAGTTTTTTGTTCAGTACTTGGATTATATACATCCCCTTTACTGCTGAAAAGCTCGAGTTGGATGAAAAACAAATAGGTCTTGCACTATTTTTTATTTCACTCGGGGCGTTTACAATTATGCCACTAAGCAGCCGTATACTTGAGGCTTTAGGCGAAGGGAAAGCGGTAGTCATTACAATTCTGACTTTAAGTACACTGCTAATCTTTCCCTTTTTGGCAGAGACTAAATTTTTGCTTTATTCCAGTTTATATTTTGTTGGTATTTCATCTGGTTTTTTAGGCATTGCTGTAAATGCTTTGGTAACAGTAGTCGAAAAGCAAGAAAAGGTATTGATAATGAATGGCAGCCATGGCTTTTACAGCTTAGGTGGAGTTACTGGTGCGGGTTTAGGAGGTTTGTTGGCTTCTGTGCTCAATAATCCGGTATGGCATGCGATTATAGTACTTGCTTTTATGGCAATTGTTCAGTTGATATTGGCGAGTAGTTACATACATATTAAGACTGAGACAGAACTAAAAAAAGAAAATCAGCCATTTAACCTAAAACCAGTTCTTGGTTTGGCATTGGTAGGTTTTTCCATTATGATAGGAGAGGGTGCCATAGCAGATTGGAGTAGTTTGTATTTACAACGCGTATTAGATGCACCAACAGAATTAATCGGTATGGGTTATGCCGGTTTTTCTTTTATGATGGCGATCGGCAGGTTTTATGGAGACAAAGTAACTGCACATTGGGGCTCAGCCAAATTGATACAAATAGGTTGTTTAATTGGAGCCTCAGGTTTATTGTTGGTAATATCTGCCAGTTTAATTCCAGTACTTATAGGCTTTATGTTAATAGGTTTGGGTTTTTCAGGAATTATTCCAGAAATATACAGACTGGCCGGAAGCATAGAAAACGTGAAACCATCTGAGGGTATCGCTGCGGTTTCAGGCACTGGCCACATAGGCTTTTTAATTGGCCCGGTAGGCTTGGGTTACATTGCTGGTTTAATGGGGCTTCAGGCAAGCTTTGGTGTTTTGCTTTTAATTACCTTGTTTTCTTTTGTAATGTCTCGGGTTGCGTTAAAAGTATAA
- a CDS encoding VOC family protein: MKLEHIAVWTYQIEALKAFYEKYFEAKASEKYVNEKKKFHSYFLSFDGGARLEIMEMEGVPVSENDIYKQFTGLIHMAFELESQSAVDLLTERLHQDGFEVVGQPRITGDGYYESVILDPDGNRLEITFNLN, from the coding sequence ATGAAATTAGAACACATTGCAGTCTGGACATATCAGATTGAAGCATTAAAAGCCTTTTATGAAAAGTATTTTGAGGCAAAGGCAAGTGAGAAGTATGTAAATGAGAAGAAAAAGTTTCATTCTTATTTTTTAAGTTTTGATGGTGGTGCCCGACTTGAAATAATGGAAATGGAAGGAGTTCCAGTATCTGAAAATGATATTTACAAACAGTTTACAGGTTTAATTCATATGGCTTTTGAGTTAGAAAGCCAATCGGCTGTAGACTTATTAACCGAAAGATTACACCAAGATGGTTTTGAGGTTGTTGGTCAGCCCAGAATCACAGGTGATGGATATTATGAAAGTGTTATTCTCGATCCTGATGGTAATCGACTAGAGATCACTTTCAATCTTAATTAA
- a CDS encoding VPS10 domain-containing protein, translating to MKYNYLFFLILILINTTVFAQKKQSKNQKKTTTSAQVSEKYFSEMKYRSVGPSRGGRATAITGIPEEPFTFFMGTTGGGVWKTTDAGTNWENISDGQIEAGSIGAIEVAPSDNQVMYVGTGSACARGNISAGIGMYKTTNGGYTWKFIGLPEAGQIAKVIVHPKNPDLVYVAALGNIFKPNSERGVFRSNDGGDSWEKILYVNDSTGAVDMVINPDNPRIMYAAMWRAERKPWTMIDGGDKGGIYKTEDGGKNWEKLEKNLPKGILGRIGLAISPSNPQRIWALIVAKKEEDSGLYRTENAGKSWQKINRDHRLTQRGWYYTHITADPKDPNTVYVNNVQFLRSVDGGEHFSDVIRTPHGDNHGVWINPNNTNIMINCNDGGANVSLNSGKSWSEQLNQPTSEFYRVTVDNQFPYRLYAGQQDNTTISIPSKQLSALSNTEHWFEVGGGECADVAVDPRNPNIVYATSYSGEITYTNLENGQQRQLTAYPHYTEGTRQADLKYRWQWNYPVLVSQHNPDEIYQGSNYVHRSTNQGQTWEVISDDLTTGKAANLDIPGGPVQHDGTGVEIYSTIFALEESPLTADELWTGSDDGLVHITRDAGKTWQNITPIGLPKEATINKIELSTHAPGRAFIAAQRYRLGDFLPYIYRTNDFGKTWVLLTKGNNGIPTNHFVRAIAEDPAKKGLLYAGTEFGMYVSFDDGGNWQPFQLNMPHVPITDMEVHENDLVISTQGRAFWILDDLTPLHQLNDNLMAKNQFLYTPRDAYRTSVGGWSGTPAEFYFYFKEKPDSTENVKFEITDKAGNNVKTYASNPEEGESKLFLQEGMNHITWDLKYEGPEMAENFVAMVFSSDAPGPYAVPGEYQIKLSAGDWQQTETFNLKADPRWENVSTEDYQKQFDLAQDISKLITKSQRQIKNIRSIRKQIKEVAHLAELAGKGKELTNKANELATKLTAVEDSLFQNKIEVSQDEINYPRKFTNHIARLYQVVIGDHYQPTGGMIERFDDLKKEYEKMIAPLDKILTEDLKAYNELVKTKEINPVIIPYKTE from the coding sequence ATGAAGTACAACTATCTATTTTTTCTTATTTTGATTTTGATCAATACAACCGTTTTTGCCCAAAAAAAGCAATCTAAAAATCAAAAAAAAACTACAACATCCGCTCAAGTATCAGAAAAGTATTTTTCAGAAATGAAATATCGCTCAGTCGGCCCAAGCCGAGGAGGAAGAGCAACAGCAATTACTGGCATTCCAGAAGAACCCTTCACCTTTTTTATGGGAACAACGGGTGGCGGAGTATGGAAAACCACTGATGCAGGTACTAATTGGGAAAACATTTCAGATGGTCAGATAGAAGCTGGATCAATTGGTGCCATTGAAGTAGCACCCTCCGATAATCAGGTAATGTATGTGGGAACTGGCTCAGCTTGTGCCAGAGGAAATATATCTGCTGGTATTGGCATGTATAAAACCACCAATGGCGGATACACTTGGAAATTTATAGGACTACCAGAAGCCGGACAAATAGCTAAAGTAATCGTTCACCCTAAAAACCCAGATTTGGTTTACGTTGCCGCTCTAGGAAATATTTTTAAGCCCAATTCAGAAAGAGGTGTTTTTCGCTCTAATGATGGAGGAGATAGCTGGGAAAAAATACTTTATGTAAATGACAGCACTGGTGCGGTTGATATGGTAATTAATCCAGATAATCCGAGAATTATGTATGCAGCCATGTGGCGAGCCGAAAGAAAACCTTGGACTATGATTGATGGAGGCGATAAAGGTGGTATTTACAAAACAGAAGATGGAGGAAAAAACTGGGAAAAACTAGAAAAAAACTTGCCCAAAGGCATACTTGGAAGAATAGGTTTAGCAATATCTCCTTCTAATCCACAAAGAATTTGGGCATTAATAGTTGCTAAAAAGGAAGAAGACTCAGGACTATATCGTACCGAAAATGCAGGAAAAAGCTGGCAGAAAATAAACCGCGATCATAGACTTACTCAACGTGGTTGGTATTATACACACATTACGGCTGATCCTAAAGACCCTAATACTGTTTATGTGAATAATGTACAGTTCTTACGCTCTGTAGATGGTGGAGAACATTTTTCAGATGTAATTAGAACTCCTCACGGCGATAATCATGGAGTGTGGATTAATCCAAACAATACCAATATTATGATTAATTGTAATGATGGTGGAGCAAATGTGAGTTTAAACAGTGGTAAATCTTGGTCTGAGCAACTGAACCAGCCAACATCAGAATTTTACAGGGTTACAGTTGATAATCAGTTTCCGTATCGATTATATGCTGGCCAACAAGATAATACAACTATTTCAATCCCATCTAAACAATTAAGTGCTCTTTCTAATACAGAACACTGGTTTGAAGTAGGTGGAGGAGAATGTGCAGATGTAGCAGTTGACCCTCGAAATCCGAATATAGTGTATGCTACCAGTTACAGTGGTGAGATAACCTATACCAATCTCGAAAACGGTCAACAAAGACAATTAACTGCCTATCCTCATTATACAGAAGGAACTAGACAAGCAGACTTGAAATACCGCTGGCAATGGAATTATCCTGTGTTGGTTTCCCAACATAATCCAGATGAAATTTATCAAGGCTCGAACTATGTACACAGATCTACTAATCAGGGACAAACTTGGGAAGTAATCAGTGATGATCTCACTACTGGAAAAGCTGCTAATTTAGATATCCCCGGTGGTCCAGTACAACACGATGGAACTGGTGTAGAAATCTACTCAACAATTTTTGCATTGGAAGAATCTCCGCTTACAGCAGATGAACTATGGACTGGTTCTGATGATGGTTTGGTACATATAACTAGAGATGCGGGTAAAACATGGCAAAACATCACTCCAATTGGTTTACCAAAAGAAGCTACTATTAATAAAATAGAACTTTCTACTCATGCTCCAGGTAGGGCTTTTATAGCAGCACAGCGATACAGGTTGGGAGACTTCTTACCTTACATTTACAGAACTAATGATTTTGGTAAAACTTGGGTATTGCTTACTAAAGGAAACAACGGCATCCCTACAAATCATTTTGTAAGAGCAATTGCCGAAGACCCTGCAAAAAAAGGCTTACTTTATGCCGGAACTGAGTTTGGCATGTACGTTTCTTTTGATGACGGAGGAAACTGGCAACCTTTCCAGTTAAACATGCCTCATGTGCCTATAACAGATATGGAAGTACATGAAAATGATTTAGTAATAAGCACGCAAGGTAGAGCTTTTTGGATTTTAGACGACCTCACTCCTTTGCATCAATTGAATGATAACTTGATGGCAAAGAACCAATTTTTATATACACCAAGAGATGCTTATAGAACCAGTGTTGGCGGTTGGTCAGGCACACCTGCTGAGTTTTACTTTTATTTCAAAGAAAAACCTGATTCAACTGAAAATGTAAAGTTTGAAATTACTGATAAAGCGGGGAATAATGTAAAAACTTATGCGAGTAACCCTGAGGAAGGTGAAAGTAAACTCTTCTTACAAGAGGGAATGAACCATATTACATGGGATTTAAAATATGAAGGCCCAGAAATGGCTGAAAATTTTGTAGCAATGGTATTTAGCAGTGATGCACCCGGACCATATGCTGTGCCGGGAGAATACCAAATAAAACTCAGTGCAGGTGATTGGCAACAAACTGAAACGTTTAATTTAAAAGCTGATCCTAGATGGGAAAACGTATCTACTGAAGATTATCAAAAACAGTTTGATCTGGCTCAAGATATTTCAAAGCTGATTACAAAATCACAAAGACAAATAAAAAATATCAGATCAATTAGAAAGCAGATTAAAGAAGTTGCCCATTTAGCAGAGCTTGCAGGAAAAGGCAAAGAGCTAACGAACAAGGCAAATGAATTAGCCACAAAACTCACTGCTGTAGAAGACAGTTTGTTTCAGAATAAGATAGAAGTAAGTCAAGATGAAATTAACTACCCTAGAAAGTTTACCAACCATATTGCAAGATTGTATCAAGTAGTAATAGGCGATCACTATCAGCCAACTGGTGGTATGATAGAGCGGTTTGATGATTTAAAAAAGGAATATGAAAAAATGATTGCTCCTTTAGATAAAATCTTAACCGAAGACCTTAAAGCCTATAATGAGTTAGTAAAAACAAAAGAAATTAATCCTGTTATTATTCCTTATAAAACAGAGTAA
- a CDS encoding PAS domain-containing sensor histidine kinase encodes MNLKIIDQLLLFTEEVLIELTAEGIITYLSNNWEEKTGLPVNRFLNQQLFNYLLDDEAIDFKHFLNSSASSFSQKLQISIEHFQYNTEPLFCKVQNGEGLKIAGKLKFIPKQEQISPDTSFVNLQAKKYKSGDHIAKLSQVDFKNLQTKELISQFTNEVKLGFWEYYKSKQQFVWSTELFHIFDLPQNTPVNLDKIFSYCDEEFRDVLVSKFKLLLEDRVDFDLTVSINIGVDQKKWLRFIAKNNNSEQESDKVYGIIQDITNQIEILLEADKTRTQFQLIAKNASGLISTHFEDGTYKFVSPSAKHLTGYEAEELIGANPFDYVYKNDVDTYKNHVFKDLNPKEENVVLHRFIKKDKSLVWFETVTSPILVEEELIGHISYSRDVTEKRKNELALQKSEHRLKLVLDSGKMGIWEWMIPEDKWLLSNNMLQLLGISTEDFSGNEQVMLKSIHPEDTIVFLNSLKNAVKYKTKNWSITHRLVGNANKVVWLEWNGELFVDKNGHPEYFIGTASDVTTKKEYEREVRKLALVAKNTVNAVIITDKYGNVEWVNEGFEALLGYSLDDVSGYNPLEFIKGKETNLDILKQFELAIEQKKSFRSELFNYNKKGQKYWVELNLHPVFDNTGNLERFIFIQNDLSRYKEQEEEMIRHNDKLQKANEELDNFVYRVSHDLRAPISSSLGLLEVIEMEKEVEHGSKYLDLLRNSMIRMDSFIRDILNYSRNARMSINAETFNLIDLINETIEHYKFIHRDISLREIRDYENTLYISSDRLRLSIILSNLISNVYKFYNQHTDKPYLWLSAKEENNTIEVIIADNGIGIPKEFEVKVFDMFFRASNQGVGSGLGLYIAKETIEKIGGLISLKSVFEKGTTITLILPKNYRYGIKLLNN; translated from the coding sequence ATGAATTTAAAGATTATTGATCAGCTTCTTTTATTTACAGAAGAAGTTTTAATAGAATTAACCGCAGAGGGAATTATAACTTATCTCTCTAATAACTGGGAAGAAAAAACTGGTTTGCCAGTAAATAGATTTCTAAATCAGCAATTGTTTAATTATTTATTAGATGATGAAGCTATAGATTTTAAACATTTTTTAAATAGTTCGGCCAGCTCATTTTCTCAGAAATTACAAATATCAATTGAGCATTTCCAATATAATACTGAGCCTCTTTTTTGCAAAGTTCAAAATGGAGAAGGACTCAAAATAGCAGGGAAATTAAAGTTTATTCCAAAACAAGAACAAATATCCCCTGATACATCATTTGTAAATCTTCAGGCTAAAAAGTATAAATCTGGCGATCACATAGCAAAACTTAGTCAAGTAGATTTTAAGAATTTACAGACAAAAGAATTAATTAGCCAGTTTACCAATGAAGTAAAATTGGGTTTTTGGGAGTATTATAAATCAAAACAGCAATTTGTATGGTCAACTGAGCTGTTTCACATCTTTGATTTGCCACAAAATACGCCTGTCAATTTAGATAAAATCTTTTCTTACTGCGATGAAGAATTTCGAGACGTATTAGTCTCAAAATTTAAACTCTTGTTAGAAGATAGGGTCGATTTTGATCTTACTGTAAGTATTAATATAGGAGTAGATCAAAAGAAATGGCTGAGGTTTATTGCTAAAAACAACAATTCAGAACAAGAGAGTGATAAGGTATATGGCATTATTCAAGATATTACCAATCAGATTGAGATTTTATTAGAGGCCGATAAAACTCGTACACAATTTCAATTAATTGCTAAAAATGCGAGTGGCCTTATCAGTACTCATTTTGAAGATGGTACATATAAATTTGTTTCTCCATCTGCCAAGCATTTAACAGGTTACGAAGCTGAAGAACTAATAGGCGCAAATCCTTTTGATTATGTTTATAAAAATGATGTAGATACTTATAAAAATCATGTATTTAAGGATCTGAATCCTAAAGAAGAAAATGTAGTACTACACAGGTTTATTAAAAAAGATAAATCATTAGTTTGGTTTGAGACTGTTACCAGTCCTATTTTAGTAGAAGAGGAGCTTATAGGTCATATTAGTTATTCCCGTGATGTAACGGAGAAAAGAAAGAATGAACTTGCATTGCAAAAAAGTGAACATCGGCTAAAACTGGTTTTAGATTCTGGTAAAATGGGAATTTGGGAATGGATGATACCAGAAGACAAGTGGCTGCTTTCTAACAATATGTTACAATTACTTGGGATTTCAACTGAAGATTTTTCTGGTAATGAACAGGTAATGTTAAAAAGTATCCATCCTGAAGATACCATTGTATTTTTAAATTCTTTAAAGAATGCGGTCAAATACAAAACTAAAAATTGGTCGATTACACATCGGCTAGTTGGAAATGCAAATAAGGTTGTTTGGCTCGAATGGAATGGTGAATTGTTTGTAGATAAAAATGGCCATCCAGAATACTTTATAGGTACTGCCTCAGATGTTACCACCAAAAAGGAATATGAAAGAGAGGTACGCAAACTTGCTTTGGTAGCTAAGAATACTGTAAATGCTGTAATTATTACAGACAAATATGGTAATGTGGAGTGGGTAAACGAAGGTTTTGAGGCGTTATTGGGTTACTCACTTGATGATGTTAGCGGCTACAACCCATTAGAATTTATAAAAGGCAAAGAAACAAACCTAGATATTTTAAAACAGTTTGAATTAGCCATTGAGCAGAAAAAATCATTTCGATCAGAGCTTTTCAATTATAATAAAAAGGGCCAAAAATATTGGGTAGAATTAAACTTGCATCCAGTATTTGATAATACAGGAAATCTCGAACGCTTCATCTTTATTCAAAATGATTTATCTCGATATAAAGAGCAAGAAGAGGAGATGATTCGACATAATGATAAACTCCAAAAAGCAAATGAAGAACTTGATAATTTTGTTTATCGGGTTTCTCATGATTTACGAGCTCCAATAAGTTCTAGCTTAGGTTTACTCGAAGTGATAGAAATGGAGAAAGAAGTGGAACACGGTAGTAAATATCTTGATTTACTTCGCAATAGTATGATCAGGATGGACAGTTTTATTAGGGATATACTCAACTATTCCAGAAATGCTCGAATGTCTATTAATGCGGAGACTTTTAACCTAATTGATCTTATTAATGAAACAATAGAGCATTATAAATTTATACACCGAGATATTTCTTTGAGAGAAATTAGAGATTATGAAAATACTTTGTACATCAGTTCAGATAGGTTGAGGTTGAGCATAATTCTTTCTAATTTAATTTCTAATGTGTATAAATTTTATAATCAGCATACTGATAAGCCGTATTTGTGGTTATCTGCCAAAGAAGAGAATAACACTATAGAGGTTATTATAGCCGATAATGGTATTGGTATACCAAAAGAGTTTGAAGTAAAAGTTTTTGATATGTTCTTTAGAGCGAGTAATCAGGGAGTAGGCTCTGGTTTGGGTTTGTATATAGCTAAAGAAACTATAGAAAAAATCGGCGGGCTAATATCTCTTAAATCTGTATTTGAAAAAGGTACCACAATTACCTTGATACTCCCCAAAAATTATCGATATGGCATTAAGCTTTTAAATAATTAA